In Bordetella holmesii ATCC 51541, the following proteins share a genomic window:
- a CDS encoding oxidoreductase NAD-binding domain protein, whose protein sequence is MTDSKYTRQTVLDVHTWVPGKLLSLRLTRDSDFEFQPGQFARLGLPAHHAPDAEPTIWRAYSMVSSPGEDALEFYSIVVPEGEFSPRMAALQPGDALYVEKKPFGFLTPDRFEPGGSLWLLASGTGLSAYLSMLRDPATWQRFDRIALVHGVRHAEELAYRAEIENLHRRPDLAPYFAQTPGKFRYLPIATRAGLPGVPQERLTTLLADGRLETLLHEKLDPAAVKIMLCGNPAMLADARKLLSERGFAPGRRGMPGNLAVENYW, encoded by the coding sequence ATGACCGATAGCAAATACACCCGCCAGACCGTCCTCGATGTCCACACCTGGGTCCCAGGCAAGCTGCTTTCTCTACGGCTGACACGCGATTCGGATTTTGAATTTCAGCCGGGCCAGTTCGCCCGCCTGGGCTTGCCGGCGCACCATGCCCCGGACGCCGAACCCACCATCTGGCGCGCTTACTCCATGGTGAGCTCGCCCGGCGAAGATGCGCTGGAGTTTTATTCCATCGTCGTTCCCGAAGGCGAATTCAGTCCGCGCATGGCCGCCTTGCAGCCCGGCGACGCGCTGTATGTCGAGAAAAAACCCTTTGGTTTTCTGACCCCTGACCGTTTTGAGCCGGGCGGCTCGCTATGGCTGCTGGCTTCGGGCACGGGTTTGTCGGCATATCTATCGATGCTGCGCGACCCAGCCACTTGGCAGCGCTTCGATCGCATCGCACTGGTGCACGGCGTGCGCCATGCCGAAGAACTCGCCTACCGCGCAGAAATCGAAAACCTGCACCGCCGCCCCGATCTGGCACCTTATTTTGCCCAAACCCCCGGCAAGTTTCGCTATCTCCCGATAGCAACCCGCGCCGGCCTGCCTGGCGTGCCGCAAGAGCGCCTGACGACGCTCCTGGCCGATGGCCGCCTGGAAACCCTGCTGCACGAAAAGCTGGATCCAGCCGCAGTGAAAATCATGCTTTGCGGCAATCCGGCCATGCTCGCCGATGCCCGAAAACTGCTGTCCGAGCGTGGCTTTGCCCCTGGCCGCCGTGGGATGCCGGGCAATCTGGCAGTCGAAAATT
- the fdxA gene encoding ferredoxin-1, with translation MKFIALNAELAGEFASISRAKKPLPDADDWNGKQDKLQHLER, from the coding sequence ATGAAATTCATCGCCCTCAATGCCGAGTTGGCCGGGGAGTTCGCCAGTATCAGCCGTGCCAAAAAGCCGCTGCCCGATGCCGATGACTGGAATGGCAAACAGGACAAGCTGCAGCATCTCGAACGATGA